Below is a genomic region from Oreochromis niloticus isolate F11D_XX linkage group LG13, O_niloticus_UMD_NMBU, whole genome shotgun sequence.
TCTCAGATGATAGCCGGGGTGAAGAGGTGGAGCTTCGGGTCACTGTACACTCAGAGTCACTGCGGGCTGAGATGGAGCCCAGACGGTTTCTTCGGGGTTGCGCCAGCAAATCCAGCCGTGACATCCCTTTCCGACCCGATGGCGGTTTAGAGgtggagctggtggtggacacCTCAGAAGCCACAGACACCCTGTCTGCATCAGCTAGATCCGTGTCAGATGTGTCTCCCAGTCGAGCACGACGGAGAAGGGAAGCTCTTGTGGGTCGCGGCTGAGGCAGTGAGGCTTGCTTGCTCAAGGAGGAGGCTGTGGCTGCATGAAGAGTCCGGCTGGTTTTGGAAGAACCACTGGCAGATGTCTTAGCAGACCTATCAAGTTTGGATTGCAAGACATCATCTGAGCCGCGTCCATGTGCTGAGTGCCCCAGAGGTCCAGAGTAGGTCTCCTGGTCTGAGGAGAGGATGTCGGAGATGGGAAAGGATGAAGTCTGGTCATCATCAGTGAGATCTGCAGAGGGCTGCCGTGCTCTGGAGGAGGCAGAAGATGGCTGAACAGAGCGACGTGCATCAGTCCGGGTCGTTGCTTCGACTGGCCTGCTTTTAGTCTTTCTCTCCAACCGTTCACGAGCACTGGGATTTGTGATGCTGGTTTTGGAAGCTGTGCTCATATTGCTTTTCTCCCGGTGCATGCTGCTGAGGGAACGCCGTTTTTGTACACTGGCTGCTGCTTTCTTATCTGCTGATTCAGCCACATGACTAGCTGTGCTGGCTGTGTCGACATCTGACTCAGGAGAGATAGAGTCAGTCCGAGGGAGGAGGGCTGAACTTGAACCCTGAGCAGTGATGCCACCTTTACTACTTTTCTGATCTAGTTTGTTTTCATCTCTTAGTTTGGCCTCTAGGAAAGCCATGACAGCTTCAGTGTCCTTCAGGAGAGTTGCAGTATCCATACTGCCTACAGAATCACTGCGTTCACGCCCATTGCAGCCTCTGTTTATACGTGGGATGAGCTCGGCAGGGACGCTGGCACTGGGCTTCTCAATTGTGAAACTGCCCTGGCGGACGAGAGGCTTTCCAGACTTCTCACTTccttctcctgctcctcctcctcctcctttcctctcctctgacttcttcctcctctcagtGCTTCCAGAAGTCCGGAGAGAAGCCTTAGATGGAGAGGAggtggagctttgtttccgtTTACTAGTCATTTCGCTGTCCTCCGTGGGAGTCGGGGACTCCCCGTCTCCCTTGTTCTCTTTCTCCTGAGGTTCAGTATCCTGCTTTTCCCCAATCTCTGACCTCAGAGTCTGGGTAGCGGATTTAGCCCGGGAGTCATCCACAGGGAGCTGAGGGAGGGTCCTACGCTTACGGTCAGTCAGACTGGAGGAGGATTCGCCTCTGCTGAGGGAGGCACCAGACTCAACAGTATTAGCACCTAGAAGAAAAACCAACTTAATTgtcattctttttgttttctttttttttgcatgatattaaagaaaaaggaTTTTCAGTCCTAGTTTCTACTTTGAAATATTTAGCATATCAAGGTTTTAAAAATGATAACATATTGTgtttaaaaactgagttttcaatAGTATCTACCTCTCTCTTTGTGCAGGAAGCTGGCTGTTTCTGCTCCTGAACCCTCTGGGTCTGTTCTTGTGTGATTGGCTGCTATGCTGGCCCACTGAGAGACCCAGCTAGAATCACCAGGGAGAGCCTGGGGGggcaaaacagagaagaaaacgGGATTGAGAAAATTACAATAAAGCTCACTTAACTTAATGGTGGCACAAAAAATACCCAGGAGATCATGACAGTCGCTATATCTAAAAGCCACTAAAGCAAATGTATAATAAATGATGAGAGAACTGAGTTAGACTGTAAGGATGAAGATATTTctctacatttttattttatatttaaaaaaaatcagtttgctATATGCTCTGTGTGTTATTTAAATACATATAAATCACCCAAACAGGGGTGCATAAAAGACAGAAGACCAGACAGAAAGGCTGTCACCGCACACACACGCTGTCCCCTCCCTCTTGTAAAACTGCCTAAAGGGCCGAGCATGTCTCTCCTCATCTTAGTATGATCTAGGTCACTCGTAGGGAGGACATGCCTACTCCCACGAACAGGCTTAGGCAGTAAGTGCCATCAGAGTTATTCTGACACACAATATGAAGCTTAGTCATGAATCTTAAGTCTGTTATATGACACTGGACTAAGAGGCTATTGTCAGTACTTTAACAATAAATGCTAATCTATAGGTGAACATAAAAAAAGCTAAtcaaagagagaaaagggaagaaaaataCTATAAGGGGCATAAAAAagtaacaaagcaaaaacaaataatCAGTTCAAGTTCTGTTTTCTACCTCTTTTCCACTCTGTCCTGcctcctttccttttccttctccTTTCAGGTCTGACAGAATCGACGAGTCTTTGTTCTGCTGCACACCAAACACctaaaaatatgtgaaaaagaagaacacaaaaacattttgctCAAGTACATTTAATCTTTAGACAATATGCACATTTTGTATGCAACAGAATAATGGTAGTCtttggaatgaaaatgaaatacctccataatatattttataaacatATCATTCAACACTTCTCCTACTGAACAAAAGTGAACTAAACAGAAGTAAGTGCTGTTGAAATAAAGCATTAATTGGGTCTGGTTAGTTGAGTACCATGGCGacataaaaaaatatcagacacaaatcacacagacacacacacacacacacacagacacacatgcactatTTACAAAGGAAAAGAGAGCGAAAGGCGGACAGACTGTGAGCAGTGTGCCAATTAGTGTGTCAGCTAATTACAGGAATTAGCATAACAACACTTCCAGTTTTGAATGTAATGTGCCCAGACTACCACTACCTCGAAATACACCCCACTAATTATATCACAGCTCCTCCTAAGATAACACCTGCATGCAGCACTTGAAGGGACAAGTGCCACACTAAGATGTCATTTAGGAAAGTTAAAATCAGGCCTGTGTGATAACCTTGTAATTTAATAACCCACAGCAACAACCTGACTTCCTAAAAAAGGTTTATGTGCCAATCCCAACTTCTGAATCGGTCAGGTGACAAATAAAAACTACTGGCCATTCTTAGAGTTGCAAACTTTCTTTTCTAGAACTTTCTAACCTTAGCAAGTAAAATTGTCTCTGTAAATTTAACTGTCAGTCATCTCTCTAAGTGCATTTCTTGCCTATTTCCAGTATGTTTTCAGTGACCATGAAAAAGCTCTATGGCACAAGACCAGCGGCAGCAGTAGGAAATTGATGATGGTGGCGCAGCCTCCCTGGAGCATTGTTTAATAAAGCAGGACAGTCCTTGATGGAGTAAGTCTCTCCAGGCAACTATAGAAGCATTAGCTTTACCAATGGGACAGAGAAGATGGGTGGTGGTCAAACAAGGCAACAGAAAGGGGATAGCTTTGTTTTAATGTCAACAACGCCAAGTGCTCTCATAGGACTCACTACCCCTAAAACTGCCAATGAAGCAGGTAATAAACAGACTATTAACCTTGCTCTGGCCTGTTTATGTTGGCTCAATTACTTTCTGCAGTTACTGCAGAGAGACTTTAAATGATGCTTGTCATTCTAACTGCTACTTTTATGGTCAATGTTTGGTAACGAAAAGCAACAACACACATATTTTTTGCTTTCTTGTGACTTTAGAGGGATCAGAACATAAAAAATTAAGACTCAAACAACAAAATGCAACAAATGTCCTTTAAATAACCCACATTTAAATTTACTATTGTAATTTATTGTATACTATTTCCACAGCACATCTCAGGCGAAAAAAGATTTCAATCTAGGTATTTAAGGCTTTACAGACTTACAGATTGTTTCAGTTTGTTATGTAGAGTTTAGGATTTAGTTTctgaaaataacttttttattaCAAACTAGTGGTGATGTTTTTGGCCCAAAAATGTGGGATCCTAAATACATCTCATTTCAAGGACTGTGAAAACCAGGGCAGGATAACAGACATGTTTCCACGCTACCTTGTCTATCATTCGcctggcctcctcttcctccggGTTCTTGTTTTCCAGTTCGATGGTGTATGTGCCTTTATCACTGTGGTCGTCTTCTGCCTCCACACCAGCTGTACTTGCACCTCTGCCCACAACTGATGTGTCCTCACTGGGGGTGGTGGGGCTACCAGTCGCCAGCCCGGTACTGGCCGAGCTCCGACCAATACTTGGgtcctctgacctctgtttAAGAAGCACTCGGGCAGCTGTGGGGGCACCTACAGTCACTGTAGCTGGTATTGGGGCTGGGACCTTACCTGAAAGGtatacacacagagcacagaaatacagctgttaaaaaaacataatggtcacacatacatacaatacTTTTACAGAGGATATATAGTGCCTTTGTGTCCTTTACTTGAATAGCTAAACTCCCAGTATGTCTTATTATATTTAATGGGTATAGTTTTAAACATTTACTTTGGGAAAGACAAACAAAATCTGGTCATAGAAAGAgtgtaaaaatacattaaatctGAGTTTTATTACCTGAGTCTGAGGCTGTTGTGGCTGAGGTGGAAATGCTAAACACCTTGGGGTGAGAAGGAGGCTGAGGACAGAGTCCCTCTCCGCCAACTCCTGCTCCCAGCAGGGGTGCGGTCTGGGAAAATGAATATGACCGGCGCTTGCGAGGGTTTTCCTCATCATAGAACTCGATCATAAAAGCAGTACGAGTCCCAGTTGTTCTGGTCCCACTGACTGTTATGTTCCCCCCTCCTGTTTCTCCAGATCCTCCTGCTCCCACGTGGCTGTGTGACGCTTTTAGGCGTTCCTCTAAAGCATGGCGTCGGTTGGCAAAACGCAGCCCCAGCCCATTCTCTGAGTCGCTCTGAGTGCCATCCTCATGTTTGCTGCctaaagggacaaaaaaaaaaaagaaagaattatTTGAATTGACTATTGACTATATTGACAGTTCACATATTCTCCAGCAAAATATCTTACATTTATATCACAACATATATGCAGAACAATTCCACAGCAACAGACCACAGCTTGTGTAAAAAGATGCAATATAGCAATGCTGTGCATACAGCAGCATGTGCAGCACGTTCTGAAAACAAGCAGTTAAAACAAGAGCCAGGCACACAGAACCACATCCACCTAAAACCACATTTGTGGTCTAAATGAACTATGAACTTTCAGTTGTGAcacaaacatttaatacatAAAACAGACCCTAAATTCACAACCTACCACATTACTCGAGTTATTCTACATTTGGATCAGTCTGGGTCAAATCATCACGTCCACGCTAATCCAGACATGCCACCCACCACTATCCCTGCCTACTTCACTGACAGCAAGAGAGGCgagggggaggggaggaggaAAGCATGGAGAGGGAAGCGAAGTAGAAGAAGGCTGGACTAGAGTGTGTGCgtacgtgtgtatgtgtgtagagGGGGTTCAGACTGAAGAAGGAGGGGAAGTAAAAGGCAAAAGAAAAGGGAAGGCTGAACAGAGAGGAAGATTGGGGGATGTGGAAAATGAGGAGGGTGGAGTGGCAAGGAATGAAAACGGATTAAGTgtgacaaaaaggaaaaaacagagaCTGAAGAATGCTCAGGATAGGGAAAGTATTGTCATTAGAGCTAACAGAATGTCACACAATCAAAGACCTAACCAGTCACTGGCATTTCACTAGCTGGGAGTCAGTCCATCAGGATATGGGAGAAGCGAAGGGAAGGAAACACCACAGGACTGCTGCTGCACATGATGACATACATTGTATAAACCCAAAGCTCTGTGATATAGTTAATACTTTCTCCAAAATAATACAGGCTCCAAAAGCTTGTTTTTAGGCTGTTTTTCACTTCAGACACAATGTGCAAGTAGTGCTAGTGAACTGCCCTCTGTGAGAAAAGAGGACAAAGAGCCTCAAAGATGCATACATGCTGAGTGGTCTTCAATGACTTGGCAGGTTCGCTGTGCACAGACTGTGCCTTTGAATCTGTTAATGCTAAATGTGACTTCACCTATAACTTTCTAGATTTATTTCATTGTAATCAGGACTGAGAGTCAAGTTATGGACAGTATTTAATTAAAACTGGAAAGCCGGTAAACATTGGTGGCGTATCAGTATGACGCATTATTTATGTCAACAGTGACATGTGTACTTACAGAAGCTCCACATATGACACGCTTTAGTTTTATAATTACTTCTACTACTTGAATCTactacttttgtttgttttgtcaagTCTAAGaaagtcttttttaaaaatgtgagagATGGAGATCTAAACAGCAATATACCTTTTGAGATGACCTCTATGCCATCCAAACACTAGGTGTCTCTGTTTTGCTTTGGTCTTGTTGTGCTTTGGTGGATAGCTGGATGAGCTACACCTTGGCCCAGTATGCCCAGCTTTAACAGCTCCCTCCTTCCTGCAGACTGACTGGCTATGCTACAGTGAactcttttaatttaattattttacttttcataCATGCTGCCAGCTGCGCATGCATGCATTATAATGCTGACTGTCTGATAAATGCAGGTTCTTTTAAGTTGATCATATTGTTTCTACATCTAGTTGTGTCTTATTCCTTGCTATAGTTTATGagccagactgtggaactcttttaaaaaaaaaaaaatctgcctttCACAGGGCGCCAACCTTCATTCAAGTACAATATTAAATTGCAGAGCACCCCTGTAAGTACTTTTTCCACACTGGGATATCACAATGATTCTGCTGCCTAGGGCATAATTCAGAGTCTGTGGCTCATTTGTCACATTCCACCGGTCACCTCCTACAAATGTTCCATCTTTCCAAACTGTTCAGCATTTATTAAAGCATATATTTcattaacaagaagaaaaaaagaaaacagtagcTTGAAGAGATCAGCAGATAAGCAGACAACGAGAGGCAGGTCTTTCATGCTGTGTGTCCGAACAAAGAAGCCCTTGGTAGGGCCAGAAGAGAACAGAGATGTCTGTGAGAGTCCAGTGCTCTGTCCCACTCGCCCCACTATGACTCACAGTGGAGCTGGCCTCTGcccgcgcacacacacacacacacgtaaacagacacatacacatacacagctgAGCATTTGATACAAGAACGTACTTACTTTACATGTggacacattcacacaagcatgCAAGCAAACACACAACCTCAAACATACACTGAATTGTAATATATGTGAGGATACACTGCAAGTACAACACATTCAATTGAATTTAAAGTCCTGAGTATGTGATAGGCTTTAACTATTAGGGAAAATTAATTACATTTCACATGAAACACTTAACTTTTCatcattaataagaaaactaaTTTTGTATTCTTAATAACATCTCAAATCGCACATATTTGGCAATATGCTGATAAGAGTGCAACGAAATACTTAAAttctcatgcacacacatggcAGTTCATATTCTAAATAACCAACAGTTTAAAGATATATCCTGTACACAATTTCCTACAGTGATAAAAGAAAGACTTACCTTGATGGTTAGAAATCAAAACCTCATTTGCTTCCTCTCAATTTTCTTGCTGAACCTCTGCCATCCTCTCTGCCTAGCACCTCTATGACACACCCTGAGCACATCTCACAAGCCTCCTCTCACACATGCCGCACTGCTTGTCTGCAGATCAGTGCAGAGCATGATTCcagcacacacatgcagcagaCGCAGACCTGGCGAATTTCAGTAACACAAACCAACATGTAAGCAGCACATGCTTCGCACACGCCCTCATCAGCACTGAAACGCATGTCTCACACATGCCGCTGCAAccttcacacacagacacacagacagatgttCAGCACTAGTGCTTGCTATGTATGTCTGAACGCTCGCCTTCCCTGCCATCATTTGCATCACTGTTACCATAACAACTAACTAAAAAAAATGCTCCCATCCTTTGCTGCCTCCCTTTCTGCTTCTACTGCAGTGTACACaagtctctctgtctctctctctctctgtcttgctTCTCTTTGTTTAGTCACCTTGGCTGCAGTTACTGCAAATACTGCTCTCTCGTCCTGCTTCTTCCCACCTTCCCTCTGTACCTGTCTGCAGATAGCATTTCATCCAGCTGTCCACTTACCCTCTATCTCCTTGCTCTTCAGCCACATTTTGAAAAGACTGCAGCGTCCAGCAACCCAAAACTCTTAGTAAAATAATAGTCCCATAGCTGAGCCATTCTGACAGCCAATTAACATGCGTGTTGTACTAACTCCATCTAATGAATTACCTTCTCTCCCTTTCACTTCTGCTAATAGATTTCCATTTTCATCAGCTCGCATCTGCTGGTCCCTTCCCTTACACATGCCAGCACTATCATAAATTGGCCTTCATTTAATTGACTCAAGACATGTGCATGGCCTAGCCTAGCATCAAACCTAAACTCTCTTTAGAGGGAGAGAGCACAAGGCTTAACCTTGCTTGGTTTAATCAATTCTCATAAAAACCCATAGCAGCAGGAGCCGACTCAGCAGCTGGCTGCTTGCAAGTAATGGGGAGAAAGAAACACAGACAACCAAGAAATCTACAGCAATAGTATTTTCAAACCTTACCCCACACATgatacaaaagaagaaaaacatttttctgatcATGCAATCAGGCTTTAAATGGCAGGATGTATTCTATGCATGCGAGTATGAGTACTCCTTTCTGCAAACAGGAAAAAGGGGCTGAGCTACACAGCAGCAGAGGAGTAAGCATGGTATTTTCTTCTAGCTGCTAATCTCCCCTGCTTGGCTACCACTGCCAACAACCTCTGGCAGAGAATCAACTCCAACTGCGCATAGTATGGCAATGACAGTATTACACTATTACACTAAGAAAGTGGCATTACAATGACGTTTCTGGTGAAATAACTGATAAATCACAAATAAGGATTATTGCAGGGAGTaaattgaattattttgttAGAGGAAGGACAAATAATCAGGGCAACCAGAAAGAGGCACAACAAAACGCACAATCTACAGACATACAGACAATAAACGCACTCTACCTTTCAGTCTTTTCAGATGAACTGGCACATCGCTCTTGATGCTCTTGCTGCTCTTGCTGTCATCCTCTGTCGACTCGCTGCGCACAAGAGTGGGGTCATTCTGGGCTAGCCAATCAGCTACTTTGCTCTCAGATGCCATCATAGCAGCCTGTAGGGTACTCAAGTCCCTTCCTCCTGCACCTCCACTTCCTGCTCCACTCTTCTTGGAGCGAGATCTGTGGTGATCGGGTGTGAACTTTGACACATGGTCTTTAATGGTGACTTTCCCTGGAGACGTGTTGTCAAACTCTATGGTAAAGGAGGCGTGACCTTGAGCTGTGGAGCAGACATACTACTGTGTCAGTCAGTACTAAATATAAGTTTGCTAACTGAAGCACTTTTCTGAAAGACAAAATGCATATAACCAGATTGTGTAATTATACAGTAGTGCATAGACATTTGCTAAAATATACTCAAATAAGCCACTGTCTCTAGCAGAATAACTGCTACTTTGTCTGCACTAGATGCACACTAATCTCTTATTTTTGCCATAAAAGATTTCTCAAAAGTTCAACGTGAATAACATGAAGAatacaaaacataaatacacCTGCTTTTATCAAGACATatcaaaaataattaaacatataCTTCACTTTACCTGTAGTGATGTGACTGGCTGTGCCCTCGGTGTCCTTGGTAGGAATCTCGTGGATGCCGTTACTGGCCATGTGACCCTCCTTGGTGGGGATCTCAAAGTAACTGGAATCATGGGCAGTGGGCGCATGAAGGCCACCCTCTTTAGCTTTCTCCCCTCGATGTGCCTCTTTGCTTTCTAAGTtcagaaaataccaaaagatgtATTAGAAAATAGATCAAATTTGGGTTGGCAataaatatttgacatcagtggattaaaataaaaccacctaaccaaccaaccaacctgTGAAAATCTTAGCCAAAATTAGATGGTGAGATTTTATTTTGGGGTTGTGTTGTGTTACCAACTCTTTGCTCTGCACACAtcctttttaaaagaaaaacacaaagcttcCGGTACCAAAGATTTTGTATGTTGCCTAAAGACTGAAAATATTGAAAATCAAGCCATTCAAGACACAGATCAATCCACTCAGGTTTTGTTCTTCACAACAACTTTCTGTTTCTCATTTTCACTTTCTGTCActctaaaaaaaagaagtagtgCCGGCATAGCTCTTTAAAACCTGATTTCAGGGTACTGGCAATATGGagcactttttttctcatttgtccGTATTAGCAAACAGAGCCTCTGTGAGATCTGAATATGACAAATGATACTTGCAGAAATTAGAAGGGCCATCTGCTTCATGTTGGAGAGCAAACATAGGAACATATGGCAATTggcaaaaagaaacaagaaacagaAACTGTCTGCACAATACAAGAGTGAGCAACAGTGAACACATttctaataaaatatttattttaaatatatcacAGAGCTGCTTAATGACTTCAGAGAGAAAACAGGACATTCCAAAAGGTACAATCTCTTAGTTAAAAGCTGCATTTTCCACTTCACTTTACTTCCCTCAGCTCAGTTtagctgattttaaaaaaaatctttttaaaactaTCAGTGGCTGCCAGCATAAGCAGCTCAGCAGTTTTGGAAAGATTTACAACACAGATTTAGACTGAGAGCAAATATGATGTACTTTAGATCAAATATGTGCAGTGATGCTTAAGATTCAATGACTATGAGAACATAGTAATACCATTCAACTGAGACAGAACACATGGTTCAACTTTCAAACAGCAGTACTACTACACTGTTCACATTTCTTCTCTGTGATCTCTTAGCTTTCAGGGCCTTCTGGtgttaaaacaaacagttttaaaaagagagacaaaacaatataaacagCAATAGTTCTTCCTTTAAAATTCTGATGAACTCAGAAAACTTCCTCTATCCCACTCATGTAAGGAGTGAGTTAGTGTGAACATAAGTCATCTGAGAATCACTTACATTAGTCACTTCTCCAAAGTAAAGAACTCCAATAACaattttaatgctttttaacCACTAGGTTCAAACTAACTGCTGAATGTGTTCCAGGATTTCTGTTGGCCTAACATTACAACACCAAACCCCTTTTCATTTCACAGACTTGAGAGTTGAAGAGATTTCACTGACCAGACAGCTCTTAAATGAGCTGCTGGCAATCAAGTGCAAGGTAAAATATTAGATAAATACAAAGCTGACCCAAATTGAAAGCCTTTTACCAGCTTCATTACTCAAAGTGTATGGATGAGAAAGTGATACTTACCAAAGAATTAGAGCGTGGTTGGCTAATGATTGCTGCAGTGTACACTTAGTGTGGTCTGTTTGGACGCTGTGTGTCAAAagttgggtgtgtgtgtgtgtgtgttgggaggAAAGGGGGGAGCTGGTGCAATGGTGTAACCCAATCAGCTTGAGTAACAATACatgaggaggggaggggaggggactCTGACAGCACAGCCTATTCAGAGGCAAAGATAAAAAGACACACACTAAATTTAACTGAAGTACACATATATGCTACAAAGCACACAACCAAACAGAATCGCTTCCTACTCCCAAACCTCTCTTTCTCGCTTTCACTTCCTCCTAACTGTCATATCTGAAGCAAATGACCTATTAGAGGAAATACACATGGAGGTAAAGCCACACCACTTAAAATGAAATGTCCACTGATAACATACTGATAAATATGCCGCTTCAAAATCCAACGTTTCAACATTCATCTTTTAAAAGCCGATGCTGCGGAGGGTAAATGCCTTTTACTCACCCGCTTCCATAACTGAAGTAGCCAATCCCATTTGGCTGATCTTCTggaaacgttttttttttttcgtttggTTTCAAATCAACCCTCCACACTTTCGCAGATTTACTCCAAACTGACAAGCTTTTCTAATCTCACTTCACCACAAAAATACGACACCAAAATCCACAGAGTGATGAGAATCATAGAGAATAGAAAGCACCTATAACTGACTGTTAAAAgaggtaaacaaacaaacaaaaaaaacccccaaagtCTTCTTTTACCGACTGGCAAAGATGCTGCCCGACTATCCATCCAGATGTAACGAGAGATTTGAGGATGCTTCAGTCTGCtccagtgtttttttgtgtttggttaACCTCCCCCCACTCCTTCTGGTCCACACTAAACCAGCCTGGCACAGACTGATTTTTTTGTATCACTGAGCTGTTCCACTATTCCTCTAATCCTGTTACTCTGACTATCGGCTTCTAGTTAACGTTATTCCCCCCTCAGTCCAATGGTCACTGTCTAATCGCATAGTGCAGGCAAACAgacatacatgcatacatgcTATGAAAAAGGCCTTTGTGTGCACTTGGACTGTcacagatacaaacacacaggctAGCTGGACATCACCCCTTCAACacaaagaaagcaaataaaCGGAGCTGGAGGACATTAGGATGACTTAAGCTACTGATTCAACTTAACATAGCATCTTTAATGTGTTAGCTATTTAACAACAAAGTTTCTATCACAGTACATTGTAACTATacacaataaacaataaaacacttttattttaaattttttgcttGAACTAAAGCAAATAGAAGCTTCATTTAAATTACTGAAAGTGCATATCCTAATATAGAGTATGAAATTGAACTTCCACGTCATGTCTATTTGTAAAGCAGTTACCAAGTGCTAACAGTAAAAACACCTTTTACAAACCAATGACAACTACACAAAGTTTATTATAATATGTGGAAATCATTTGGCATTCTTACAACTATGTTTTGAAAATATAACactgtcattgtacatgtacactgCTTGGTGTATAACCCAAGAAAGCATATGTTTGCGTTTGATCTCTGAAAGTGTCAAATAATTCAAAATTTCACAGCCTCCTACCTGAAGTGGAGCTGTCATGCTTTTTTGTGGATGTCCTGTTTTCCTGTTTGAAAGAATTCTCATCATCTGCATCCCCATCCCCCCACCAAGACGGCTGGCCATATAGGGGGGTCCCACGAGGCAGTGCTGTAATATCCCCTGGGGCAAATGttcacacaaaaacattttaacaaagCCTTGCAGTGAGTCTACATGTTACTCTGTGAAGGCGAGTGTTTATTACTGACTTTACATACTCAGGTCGTATCTAGATAAACAGTTCACTGAAACACGATGCACCAAAATTAACCCAGCTGCTCCTTGcgtatgtctgtgtttgtgctttaaTTCCCCCTAGTCGGGTCTTGCAACACTGACCTATTTTCAAAACTTTAGCCAGCTTGGATGAACACGCATGTGAACATTCAATGTTTTGGGTCCTTTCTCTTTCAGAAGTAAATGGTGGATATGAAAGACAAGCTTTCCATTTGCCTCCCTGTTCTTATCAGACTATAAGATAAGGTACTATGCTCCAGTGGTAACTCCTAAACTCAGTAAGGAAGTGAGAGGAAACATCACTGAGCACCGTATCAGAGCACATCTCGTCAAGTTCTTAGCATTCTTTCCTCATCTTATgcctttttccccccatttaAGTACCCTTCACCCTGTGATGTGTTAGTTTAAACACAGTATATCCAGATAATTATAGATCGTCAGTGCCAAATTGGTTACCGTAAGTAGGGCTGATCTATATAA
It encodes:
- the cep170aa gene encoding centrosomal protein of 170 kDa isoform X7, which codes for MASNGIHEIPTKDTEGTASHITTAQGHASFTIEFDNTSPGKVTIKDHVSKFTPDHHRSRSKKSGAGSGGAGGRDLSTLQAAMMASESKVADWLAQNDPTLVRSESTEDDSKSSKSIKSDVPVHLKRLKGSKHEDGTQSDSENGLGLRFANRRHALEERLKASHSHVGAGGSGETGGGNITVSGTRTTGTRTAFMIEFYDEENPRKRRSYSFSQTAPLLGAGVGGEGLCPQPPSHPKVFSISTSATTASDSGKVPAPIPATVTVGAPTAARVLLKQRSEDPSIGRSSASTGLATGSPTTPSEDTSVVGRGASTAGVEAEDDHSDKGTYTIELENKNPEEEEARRMIDKVFGVQQNKDSSILSDLKGEGKGKEAGQSGKEALPGDSSWVSQWASIAANHTRTDPEGSGAETASFLHKERGANTVESGASLSRGESSSSLTDRKRRTLPQLPVDDSRAKSATQTLRSEIGEKQDTEPQEKENKGDGESPTPTEDSEMTSKRKQSSTSSPSKASLRTSGSTERRKKSEERKGGGGGAGEGSEKSGKPLVRQGSFTIEKPSASVPAELIPRINRGCNGRERSDSVGSMDTATLLKDTEAVMAFLEAKLRDENKLDQKSSKGGITAQGSSSALLPRTDSISPESDVDTASTASHVAESADKKAAASVQKRRSLSSMHREKSNMSTASKTSITNPSARERLERKTKSRPVEATTRTDARRSVQPSSASSRARQPSADLTDDDQTSSFPISDILSSDQETYSGPLGHSAHGRGSDDVLQSKLDRSAKTSASGSSKTSRTLHAATASSLSKQASLPQPRPTRASLLRRARLGDTSDTDLADADRVSVASEVSTTSSTSKPPSGRKGMSRLDLLAQPRRNRLGSISARSDSECTVTRSSTSSPRLSSETALRLGLRSSTPTENKLTPRMRANSVSKLNEAKTKTTTAGYCSPTESFQPEPPGGDTEEELMGVSDHVQSTLWQRKKSVSTTLWAEVIRRAELVSSSSRWRRLPPEYGSTSEEEFGSNRNSPKRPHVRPHHIVPHRNSRLGATVSPVGVTGPGGVGIKHRMKEQEEYIRDWTAHSEEIARLFPCVRRISQDLAKDLAILAREIHDVAGEIDSVSSSGTAPSTTVSTAATTPGSAIDTREEVGPARPTQPDIQDSMKKLVDRVFDESLNFRKIPPVISTSKPPEINGKPAELRPRAPDNLEPRALRRRTWNREEAVLDSLLLHSVSQLSTKIRHSIDKTAGKIRILFKDKDRNWDEIESKLRSESEVPLLKTSNKEISGILLELKRVEKQLQVINVMVDPDGTLDALASLGLTSPTTPTKPQAAKTTPPSATSPGSAPPAKESLPEILPGSGGSAAASARVQTSSASTEEKARDTSMGLGKSAVGGLSFSRIRPSGEEAIAQK